The following proteins are co-located in the Cyanobacterium stanieri LEGE 03274 genome:
- a CDS encoding GerMN domain-containing protein — protein MADQNPKPFSSLKNTIITGSVILVLGTAGALIAYNSLHKQTNPISNNPDIVEPDNPTPPVQIEEGQRVNLYWLNENLEIIPRTTDLPKAQTQEEVLTNAFDTLLQGSDGEDFSAIPENTQLVNLDVKENGVYVDLSSEFTTGGGSASMIGRLGQVIYTASSLNPESPVWLSVNGEPLELLGGEGLEIEQPMTRDLYEQQYGIE, from the coding sequence ATGGCAGACCAAAACCCTAAACCCTTTTCCTCCCTCAAAAATACCATCATTACAGGTAGTGTAATCTTAGTTTTAGGAACAGCAGGAGCATTAATTGCTTATAATTCTCTCCATAAACAAACAAATCCCATATCCAATAATCCAGATATTGTAGAGCCTGACAACCCCACCCCCCCAGTACAAATAGAAGAAGGACAACGGGTTAATCTTTATTGGTTAAATGAAAACTTAGAAATTATCCCTCGCACAACGGATTTACCCAAAGCCCAAACCCAAGAAGAAGTATTAACCAATGCTTTTGATACCCTGTTACAAGGTTCTGATGGAGAAGACTTTAGCGCTATTCCCGAAAATACCCAATTAGTTAATTTAGATGTAAAAGAAAACGGAGTTTATGTGGATTTATCCTCCGAATTTACCACTGGGGGCGGCAGTGCCTCTATGATAGGACGCTTAGGACAAGTTATTTATACCGCTAGTAGTTTAAACCCAGAAAGCCCTGTCTGGTTGAGTGTGAATGGAGAACCCTTAGAACTTTTGGGGGGTGAAGGCTTAGAAATTGAACAACCCATGACCAGGGATTTGTATGAACAACAGTATGGCATAGAGTAG
- a CDS encoding peroxiredoxin, with the protein MTIRVGQKAPDFMATAVIDQEFATLKLSDYLDQYVILFFYPLDFTFVCPTEIIAFSDRHEEFSSLNTEILGVSVDSEFAHLAWIQTERKQGGIGDINYPLVSDLKKEISTAYEVLEPEAGIALRGLFIIDPEGIIQYMTVNNFSFGRSVDETLRVLKAIQYVQSHQDEVCPIDWQEGDKTMVNDPVKSKSYFATKN; encoded by the coding sequence ATGACAATTCGAGTGGGACAAAAAGCACCAGATTTTATGGCAACAGCGGTGATTGACCAAGAGTTTGCTACCTTGAAATTGTCCGATTATCTCGACCAATATGTTATCTTATTTTTCTATCCCCTCGATTTTACCTTTGTCTGCCCTACCGAAATAATTGCTTTTAGCGATCGCCACGAAGAATTTAGCTCTCTCAACACAGAAATACTCGGAGTATCGGTAGATAGCGAATTTGCCCACCTAGCATGGATTCAAACCGAAAGAAAACAAGGGGGCATCGGGGACATAAACTACCCCTTGGTATCTGACCTTAAAAAAGAGATTAGCACCGCCTACGAAGTCCTAGAACCTGAAGCGGGAATTGCTTTGAGGGGTTTGTTCATTATTGACCCTGAAGGCATCATTCAATATATGACCGTCAACAACTTTTCCTTTGGTCGTAGCGTAGATGAAACCCTCAGAGTATTAAAAGCCATTCAATATGTACAATCCCATCAAGATGAAGTTTGCCCCATCGACTGGCAAGAAGGGGACAAAACCATGGTTAACGATCCCGTCAAGTCTAAATCTTATTTTGCGACCAAAAATTAA